One Bradyrhizobium sp. CCGB12 genomic window carries:
- a CDS encoding CHAT domain-containing tetratricopeptide repeat protein encodes MARWNRLALIAGLALAAGASLPTAALAQKGNLAAQSARINELSKAGRYSEALPLAQAMVASLEKSDNGRELAAALNNLGQVYAGQGRDDLAEPLYKRSIALMEKALGLETPLVAAELTNLAALYQRQDRFAEAEPLFKRALAVREKSLPREHPDVGQALNNLATLYVKQEHFADAKPLFQRALAIYQKAAGPEHPAVATVLNNIGQVDRDLNRDAEAEAPIKRSLAIREKVLGPDHPDVARSLNNLAGLYQNQQRYAEAEPLYRRALAIRERAFGSDHPDVAISTSNFASFLQLSGRTADALPLAERTLANNRGQLRVVLPILFSARQQHLLPDDKALDEALAAIQRGTQSSAASAVNKLAVRLAAGSDRLAELVRRDQDLAAESEALDKAIIAAVSKPSAQRDVAAEQRSRVRIAAIASERGGLQKTFAVEFPDYSSLSNPMPLAVKDIKALLSADEAMVLYSVVDKQSYVIAITREGVDWKEIPLGADALAQKVSAFRKGLDVGKAHDASGKSGLFDLALANELYVALLGPVEALTKDKRNLLVVPSAALTALPFHLLVTEKPQAAIPDRLEGYRSAAWLLRRQAVSVLPSVVSLKSLRAFARRDQGAKPMTGFGDPVFNPALEGPADRRAASGKVAARSIATIAYTDFWRGAGVDRARLAQALPQLPDTADELNAVARDVGATAADIHLGRDASETTLKRAALAQYGIIYFATHGLVAGDIKGLGEPSLALSIPDQPSELDDGLLTASEVAQLKLNADWVVLSACNTIAGDKPGAEALSGLARSFFYAGARALLVSHWAVDSEAATRLTTSTFELLKNEPKIGRAEALRRAMLTYLDDASSPRNAYPAMWGPFALIGEGEVR; translated from the coding sequence ATGGCAAGATGGAATCGACTGGCGCTGATCGCGGGTCTCGCGCTCGCGGCGGGTGCCTCCCTGCCTACGGCTGCCCTTGCCCAGAAGGGCAATCTCGCGGCGCAGAGCGCCAGGATCAACGAACTCAGCAAGGCCGGCAGATATTCCGAAGCGTTGCCTTTGGCGCAGGCGATGGTCGCAAGCCTCGAGAAGAGCGACAACGGTCGCGAACTCGCTGCCGCCTTGAACAATCTCGGTCAGGTCTACGCCGGCCAGGGCCGCGACGATCTGGCCGAGCCGCTCTACAAGCGCTCGATCGCACTGATGGAAAAGGCGCTCGGCCTCGAAACTCCTTTGGTCGCGGCCGAACTGACCAATCTCGCCGCGCTGTATCAGCGGCAGGACCGTTTCGCCGAGGCCGAGCCGCTGTTCAAGCGCGCGCTCGCCGTACGCGAAAAGAGCCTGCCGCGTGAGCATCCCGATGTCGGCCAGGCCCTCAACAATCTGGCCACGCTCTACGTCAAGCAGGAGCATTTTGCCGACGCCAAGCCGCTGTTTCAGCGGGCGCTTGCGATCTATCAGAAAGCCGCCGGGCCGGAGCATCCCGCGGTTGCGACCGTCCTGAACAACATCGGTCAGGTCGATCGCGACCTCAATCGCGATGCCGAGGCCGAGGCACCGATCAAGCGCTCGCTCGCGATCCGCGAGAAGGTGCTGGGGCCGGATCATCCGGACGTGGCCCGCTCGCTGAACAACCTTGCGGGGCTCTATCAGAACCAACAGCGCTATGCCGAGGCCGAGCCGTTGTATCGCCGCGCGCTGGCGATCCGCGAGCGCGCATTCGGCTCCGATCATCCCGACGTCGCGATCTCGACCAGCAATTTTGCCTCCTTCCTCCAGCTGTCCGGGCGGACCGCCGATGCCTTGCCGCTGGCGGAAAGGACGCTTGCCAACAATCGTGGGCAATTGCGCGTCGTGCTGCCGATCCTGTTTTCCGCGCGGCAGCAGCATCTCCTGCCGGATGACAAGGCATTGGACGAGGCGCTTGCGGCGATTCAGCGCGGCACGCAATCCTCCGCTGCCTCCGCCGTGAACAAGCTCGCGGTGCGGCTCGCCGCCGGCAGCGACCGGCTCGCCGAGCTCGTGCGCAGGGATCAGGATCTCGCGGCCGAGTCCGAAGCACTCGACAAGGCGATCATCGCCGCGGTGTCGAAGCCATCCGCCCAGCGCGACGTCGCGGCCGAGCAGCGCAGCCGCGTGCGGATCGCGGCGATCGCAAGCGAACGCGGTGGATTGCAGAAGACCTTCGCCGTCGAGTTTCCCGACTATTCCTCGCTGTCCAATCCGATGCCGCTGGCGGTCAAGGACATCAAGGCATTGCTGTCGGCCGACGAGGCGATGGTGCTCTACTCCGTCGTCGACAAGCAGAGCTACGTCATCGCGATCACGCGCGAGGGCGTCGACTGGAAGGAGATCCCGCTCGGCGCCGATGCGCTGGCGCAGAAAGTGTCCGCTTTCCGTAAGGGATTGGACGTCGGCAAGGCGCACGATGCCTCCGGCAAATCCGGGTTGTTCGACCTTGCGCTCGCCAACGAGCTCTATGTCGCGTTGCTCGGCCCGGTCGAGGCATTGACGAAAGACAAGCGAAACCTGCTGGTGGTGCCGTCGGCGGCGCTGACCGCGTTGCCGTTTCATTTGCTGGTCACGGAGAAGCCGCAAGCGGCGATTCCGGACAGGCTCGAAGGCTACCGCAGCGCCGCCTGGCTGTTGCGGCGTCAGGCCGTCTCGGTGCTGCCGTCGGTGGTCAGCCTGAAATCCCTGCGCGCCTTTGCGCGCAGGGATCAAGGCGCAAAGCCGATGACCGGCTTTGGCGATCCCGTCTTCAATCCTGCGCTGGAAGGGCCTGCCGACCGTCGCGCTGCAAGCGGCAAGGTCGCGGCGCGCAGCATCGCGACCATCGCCTATACCGACTTCTGGCGCGGCGCCGGTGTCGATCGCGCGCGCCTGGCGCAGGCGTTGCCGCAACTGCCGGATACCGCCGACGAGCTGAACGCGGTGGCGAGGGATGTCGGTGCGACTGCGGCCGATATCCATCTCGGCCGCGATGCCAGCGAAACGACGCTCAAGCGTGCAGCGCTTGCTCAATACGGCATCATCTACTTTGCCACCCACGGCCTTGTCGCAGGCGACATCAAGGGACTGGGGGAGCCCTCGCTTGCGCTCTCCATTCCCGATCAGCCATCGGAGCTCGACGACGGCCTGCTCACTGCGAGCGAAGTCGCCCAGCTCAAGCTCAATGCGGATTGGGTGGTCCTGTCGGCCTGCAACACCATCGCGGGCGACAAGCCCGGCGCCGAAGCCCTGTCGGGATTGGCGCGTTCGTTCTTCTATGCCGGCGCCCGCGCGCTCCTGGTCTCGCATTGGGCGGTGGATTCGGAAGCTGCCACGCGCTTGACCACGTCGACGTTCGAGCTGCTCAAGAACGAACCGAAGATCGGTCGCGCCGAAGCCTTGCGCCGCGCGATGCTAACTTATCTCGACGACGCCTCGTCACCGCGCAATGCCTATCCCGCGATGTGGGGACCGTTCGCGCTCATCGGCGAAGGTGAGGTACGATAG
- a CDS encoding glycogen/starch/alpha-glucan phosphorylase: MQDQSFQPNFPATDQPVDELALAEIKGAILAKLRLAIGKDAGMATRHDWYQAAALALRDRIVHRWLSAEKRSYDAGCKRVYYLSLEFLIGRLFTDALNNMGLLKIFEVALGDLGVSLPELRKCEPDAALGNGGLGRLAACFMESMATLSIPAIGYGIRYDYGLFRQIINQGWQQEYPDEWLSFGNPWELQRPEVIYHVHFGGGVEHVDDKGRDRAIWHPGETVQAIAYDTPIVGWRGQHVNALRLWSARSPDPLRLDAFNKGDYVSASAEQARAEAICKFLYPNDESPAGRELRLRQEYFFVSASLQDLVNRHLTSDGQLRSLAMKVAVQLNDTHPSLAVTELMRILVDLHNFRWDEAWKITVATLSYTNHTLLPEALETWPVELFERLLPRHLEIIYRINVQHLALAEARCPGDIDFRASVSLIDEKSGRRVRMGQLAFVGSHRINGVSAMHSDLMRETVFHDLNHLYPGRITNKTNGITFRRWLMLANPKLTDLLRETCGEAVLDDPSQLSLIEARASDVEFQKKFRAVKHANKAALARLIGERLGIKVDPGALFDVQIKRIHEYKRQLLNVIETVALYQAIKDDPNGNWVPRVKIFAGKAAASYRYAKLIIKLINDVAEVVNNDPTIGGKLKVAFLPDYNVSLAEVIIPAADLSEQISTAGMEASGTGNMKLALNGAITIGTLDGANIEIRDHVGAENIAIFGLEAGDVMIRRKQGLDASDIIRNSPKLQRAINAMATGEFSPGDPGRFESIAHALRHLDHYMVSADFDSYYEAQRAVDARWQVAPAWTRASILNVARMAWFSSDRTIREYAEEIWNVPVNPTTPLLPNLRDVAG; the protein is encoded by the coding sequence TTGCAAGATCAATCGTTCCAGCCAAATTTTCCCGCCACCGACCAGCCCGTCGACGAACTCGCGCTGGCTGAGATCAAGGGCGCGATCCTGGCGAAGCTGCGCCTTGCCATCGGCAAGGACGCGGGCATGGCAACCAGGCACGACTGGTATCAGGCCGCGGCGCTCGCGCTGCGCGACCGCATCGTGCACCGCTGGCTCAGCGCAGAGAAGCGCAGCTACGACGCCGGGTGCAAGCGCGTCTATTATCTCTCGCTCGAATTCCTGATCGGCCGCCTCTTCACCGACGCGCTCAACAACATGGGGCTGCTGAAGATCTTCGAGGTCGCACTCGGCGATCTCGGCGTCTCCCTGCCCGAGCTGCGCAAATGCGAGCCGGACGCCGCGCTCGGCAATGGCGGCCTCGGCCGGCTCGCCGCCTGCTTCATGGAGAGCATGGCGACGCTGTCGATCCCCGCGATCGGCTACGGCATCCGCTACGATTACGGCCTGTTCCGCCAGATCATCAATCAGGGCTGGCAGCAGGAATATCCCGACGAATGGCTCAGCTTCGGCAATCCCTGGGAATTACAGCGGCCGGAGGTGATCTATCACGTCCATTTCGGCGGCGGCGTCGAGCATGTCGACGACAAGGGCCGCGACCGCGCCATCTGGCATCCGGGCGAGACCGTGCAGGCGATCGCCTACGATACGCCGATCGTCGGCTGGCGCGGCCAGCACGTCAATGCGCTCCGCCTGTGGTCGGCGCGCTCGCCCGATCCGCTCAGGCTCGATGCCTTCAACAAGGGCGACTATGTCAGCGCCAGTGCCGAGCAGGCGCGCGCGGAAGCGATCTGCAAATTCCTCTATCCGAACGACGAGAGCCCGGCGGGCCGCGAGCTGCGGCTGCGCCAGGAATATTTCTTCGTCTCCGCCTCGCTCCAGGATCTCGTCAATCGCCACCTCACCTCCGACGGGCAGCTCCGCAGCCTTGCGATGAAGGTCGCGGTGCAGCTCAACGACACCCATCCGAGCCTTGCCGTCACCGAGCTGATGCGCATCCTCGTCGACCTCCACAATTTCCGCTGGGACGAGGCCTGGAAGATCACGGTCGCCACGCTCTCCTACACCAACCATACGCTGCTGCCCGAGGCGCTGGAGACCTGGCCGGTCGAACTGTTCGAGCGGCTGTTGCCGCGGCACCTCGAAATCATCTACCGCATCAACGTGCAGCATCTGGCGCTCGCGGAGGCGCGTTGCCCCGGCGACATCGACTTCCGCGCCTCGGTCTCGCTGATCGACGAGAAGAGCGGCCGCCGCGTGCGCATGGGCCAGCTCGCCTTCGTCGGCTCGCACCGTATCAACGGCGTCTCGGCAATGCATTCCGACCTGATGCGCGAGACCGTCTTCCACGATCTCAACCATCTCTATCCCGGCCGCATCACCAACAAGACCAACGGCATCACCTTCCGCCGCTGGCTGATGCTGGCGAACCCGAAGCTGACCGATCTGCTGCGCGAGACCTGCGGCGAGGCCGTGCTCGACGATCCTTCGCAGCTCAGCCTGATCGAAGCCCGCGCCAGCGACGTCGAATTCCAGAAGAAATTCCGTGCCGTCAAGCACGCCAACAAGGCAGCGCTGGCGCGGCTGATCGGCGAGCGGCTCGGCATCAAGGTCGATCCGGGTGCGCTGTTCGACGTCCAGATCAAGCGCATCCACGAGTACAAGCGCCAGCTCCTCAACGTCATCGAGACCGTCGCGCTGTATCAGGCGATCAAGGACGATCCCAACGGCAATTGGGTGCCGCGGGTGAAGATTTTTGCGGGCAAAGCGGCGGCGAGCTATCGCTACGCCAAGCTGATCATCAAGCTGATCAACGACGTCGCGGAAGTCGTCAACAACGATCCCACGATCGGCGGCAAGCTGAAGGTCGCCTTCCTGCCCGACTACAATGTCAGCCTCGCCGAAGTGATCATCCCTGCGGCCGACCTGTCCGAGCAGATCTCGACCGCCGGCATGGAAGCGTCCGGCACCGGCAACATGAAGCTGGCGCTGAACGGCGCCATCACCATCGGCACGCTCGACGGCGCCAATATCGAGATCCGCGACCATGTCGGCGCTGAGAACATCGCGATCTTCGGCCTCGAGGCCGGCGACGTGATGATCCGGCGCAAGCAGGGGCTGGATGCCTCCGACATCATCCGCAATTCGCCAAAGCTCCAGCGCGCCATCAATGCGATGGCGACCGGCGAGTTCTCGCCCGGCGACCCCGGCCGCTTCGAATCCATCGCGCATGCGCTGCGCCATCTCGACCATTACATGGTCAGCGCCGATTTCGATTCCTATTACGAGGCGCAGCGCGCGGTCGATGCCCGCTGGCAGGTGGCGCCGGCCTGGACGCGCGCCTCCATCCTCAACGTCGCGCGCATGGCGTGGTTCTCCTCCGACCGCACCATCCGCGAATACGCCGAGGAAATCTGGAACGTGCCGGTGAATCCGACCACGCCGCTGCTGCCGAATCTGCGCGACGTCGCAGGTTGA
- a CDS encoding sensor histidine kinase, with amino-acid sequence MLDRTQPDPNQSAGDVASDGVQEHVAEDKPKGWRPLNWLKRAGQFFFALSFSSLTRRIVSLNLAGLVALVASILYLSQFRAGLIDARAQSLLVQAEIIAGAIAASATVQTNAITIDPDRLLDLKPGETYGGPDEYSPLDFPINPERVAPVLRTLISPTKTRARIYDPNGSLLVDSRNLENVLRYNLPPPAEKPGIVERGMVAVRTWLNRGDLPLYRELGPENGNGYAEVADALQGQKRSMVRVNSRGEVIVSVAVPVLRSRAIHGALMLSTQGDDIDQMVTAERLAILKVGGVAAAVMIMLSLLLASTIAGPVRRLADSAERVRRRIKARIEIPDFTRRRDEIGHLSGALRDMTSALYSRIEAIEMFAADVAHELKNPLTSLRSAVETLPLARNENSRARLLEVIEHDVKRLDRLISDISDASRLDAELQRQDAIPVDVRRLLTTLVSVANETKLGHDVAVETRFEGRSPADTFAVTGHDSRLGQVVSNLLSNAQSFSEAGSKVRLTCRRVRGEIEIVVDDDGPGIRDDALERIFERFYTDRPHQGFGQNSGLGLSISKQIVDAHGGRIWAENRAGPPDADGAPTAAGARFVVRLPAL; translated from the coding sequence TTGCTTGACCGAACGCAGCCTGATCCAAACCAGAGCGCCGGGGATGTCGCGTCCGACGGCGTTCAGGAGCACGTTGCGGAAGACAAGCCGAAGGGTTGGCGACCGCTGAACTGGCTGAAGCGCGCCGGGCAGTTCTTCTTCGCGCTGTCCTTCTCGAGCCTGACCCGCCGCATCGTCTCGCTCAACCTCGCCGGCCTCGTCGCGCTGGTCGCCAGCATCCTGTACCTGTCGCAATTCCGCGCCGGCCTGATCGACGCGCGGGCGCAGAGCCTGCTGGTGCAGGCCGAGATCATCGCTGGCGCGATCGCGGCTTCCGCAACGGTCCAGACCAACGCCATCACCATCGACCCCGACCGGCTGCTCGACCTCAAGCCGGGCGAGACCTATGGCGGCCCGGACGAATATTCGCCGCTGGACTTCCCGATCAATCCGGAGCGCGTGGCACCGGTGCTGCGCACGCTGATCTCGCCGACCAAGACGCGCGCGCGCATCTACGATCCGAACGGCAGCCTGCTGGTCGACAGCCGCAACCTCGAAAACGTGCTGCGCTACAACCTGCCGCCACCGGCCGAGAAGCCGGGCATCGTCGAGCGCGGCATGGTCGCGGTGCGGACCTGGCTGAACCGCGGCGACCTGCCGCTCTATCGCGAGCTCGGGCCCGAGAACGGCAATGGCTATGCGGAGGTGGCCGACGCGCTCCAGGGCCAGAAGCGCTCGATGGTACGGGTCAATTCGCGCGGCGAGGTGATCGTCTCGGTCGCGGTCCCCGTGCTGCGCTCACGCGCCATCCACGGCGCCTTGATGCTGTCGACCCAGGGCGACGACATCGACCAGATGGTCACCGCCGAGCGCCTCGCCATCTTGAAGGTCGGCGGCGTCGCGGCCGCCGTCATGATCATGCTGTCGCTGCTGCTTGCGAGCACGATCGCAGGTCCCGTGCGCCGGCTCGCCGACAGTGCCGAGCGCGTCCGCCGCCGCATCAAGGCCCGCATCGAGATCCCCGATTTCACCCGCCGCCGCGACGAGATCGGGCACCTCTCGGGCGCGCTGCGCGACATGACCAGCGCCCTCTATAGCCGCATCGAGGCGATCGAGATGTTCGCCGCCGACGTCGCCCATGAACTGAAGAACCCGCTGACCTCGCTGCGCTCCGCGGTCGAGACGCTGCCGCTGGCGCGCAACGAGAACAGCCGCGCACGCCTGCTCGAGGTGATCGAGCACGACGTCAAGCGGCTCGATCGTCTCATCTCCGATATCTCCGATGCCAGCCGTCTCGATGCCGAATTGCAGCGCCAGGATGCTATTCCGGTCGATGTGCGCCGCCTGCTGACGACGCTGGTGTCCGTTGCCAATGAGACCAAGCTCGGCCACGACGTCGCGGTCGAGACGCGCTTCGAGGGCCGCAGCCCGGCCGACACCTTCGCCGTGACCGGCCACGATTCACGGCTCGGACAAGTCGTCTCCAACCTGCTCTCCAACGCGCAATCCTTCTCGGAAGCCGGCAGCAAGGTGCGCCTCACCTGCCGCCGCGTGCGCGGCGAGATCGAGATCGTGGTCGACGACGACGGCCCCGGCATCCGCGACGACGCGCTGGAGCGCATCTTCGAGCGCTTCTACACCGACCGTCCGCATCAGGGCTTTGGCCAGAACTCCGGCCTCGGGCTGTCGATCTCCAAGCAGATCGTCGACGCCCATGGCGGACGCATCTGGGCCGAGAACCGCGCGGGCCCGCCGGACGCCGACGGTGCGCCGACGGCCGCGGGCGCGCGCTTCGTGGTGAGGCTGCCGGCGCTATGA
- a CDS encoding HugZ family protein, whose protein sequence is MQPTPDFDPGKLAKSLLRRSRQGALATLMAGSGDPYCSLVNLASHPDGSPILLISRLAVHTKNILADSRVSLMLDERAPGDPLEGARIMLSGRAEQADADKELLQRRYLYAHPSAEGFVSFKDFSFFRIRPTGTHLVAGFGQIVDLKPEQFLTDLTGAEDLLAAEEGAVEHMNADHRDAMGLYATKLLGAAEGDWRCTGCDPEGLDMQLDQTALRLDFPERVTDGTALRKMLVRLAGEARKKVDPSATL, encoded by the coding sequence ATGCAGCCGACCCCCGATTTCGACCCCGGAAAACTCGCCAAATCGCTGCTGCGACGGTCGCGGCAGGGGGCGCTGGCGACCCTGATGGCCGGGAGCGGCGATCCCTATTGTTCCCTGGTCAATCTGGCGAGCCACCCCGATGGCTCGCCGATCCTGCTGATTTCGCGCCTCGCCGTGCATACCAAGAACATCCTGGCGGACAGCCGGGTCTCCCTGATGCTGGACGAGCGCGCGCCCGGCGATCCCCTGGAAGGGGCCCGGATCATGCTGTCCGGCCGGGCCGAACAGGCCGACGCCGACAAGGAGCTGCTTCAGCGACGGTATCTCTATGCCCATCCGTCGGCAGAGGGCTTTGTTTCGTTTAAGGATTTCTCCTTCTTCCGGATCCGGCCCACGGGAACCCATCTGGTGGCCGGTTTCGGCCAGATCGTCGACCTCAAGCCCGAGCAGTTCCTCACGGACCTCACCGGCGCCGAAGATCTGCTGGCGGCGGAGGAGGGGGCGGTCGAGCACATGAACGCCGACCATCGCGACGCGATGGGCCTCTATGCGACAAAGCTCCTTGGCGCGGCCGAGGGTGACTGGCGCTGCACGGGCTGCGATCCGGAAGGCCTCGACATGCAGCTGGATCAAACCGCGCTGCGTCTGGACTTCCCGGAGCGGGTGACGGACGGCACGGCGCTGCGCAAGATGCTGGTCCGCCTTGCTGGTGAGGCGCGCAAGAAGGTGGACCCGAGCGCAACACTTTGA
- a CDS encoding acyl-CoA thioesterase II, with product MHAKLPHPFDDATRVTAGDSSWQGHTSDDYWAFVGPFGGATAATILRALIDHPERAGDPLALTVNYCAPIAKGLFDLDVRLVKANRSSQHWSVELSQGGGEVATLATAVFAERRPSWEHRVATCPDAKPFEETLPFPKISASWANQYEFRFVEGEMRIGPPQAELASTFSKIWISDRTPRKLDMLSLMSMSDAFFGRIFHARRELVPFGTVSLTTYFHTGSDELAAEDITRVLATADSKIMHKSYADQNGELWSPNGRLLATTTQIAYFKA from the coding sequence ATGCACGCCAAGCTCCCGCATCCCTTCGACGACGCAACCCGTGTCACCGCCGGTGACAGCAGTTGGCAGGGGCATACCAGCGACGATTACTGGGCCTTTGTCGGCCCATTCGGCGGCGCCACCGCCGCGACCATTTTGCGTGCGCTGATCGACCATCCCGAGCGCGCCGGCGATCCGCTGGCCCTCACCGTCAATTACTGCGCGCCGATCGCGAAGGGTCTGTTCGATCTCGACGTGCGGCTGGTGAAGGCCAACCGCTCCAGCCAGCATTGGAGCGTCGAGCTGTCACAGGGCGGCGGCGAGGTCGCAACGCTCGCCACCGCCGTGTTCGCCGAGCGCCGGCCGTCCTGGGAGCACAGGGTGGCGACGTGCCCGGACGCCAAGCCGTTCGAGGAGACGCTGCCGTTCCCGAAGATTTCTGCATCCTGGGCCAACCAGTATGAATTCCGCTTCGTCGAGGGCGAGATGCGGATCGGCCCGCCGCAGGCCGAGCTCGCCAGCACCTTTTCCAAGATCTGGATCAGCGACCGCACGCCGCGCAAGCTCGACATGCTGTCGCTGATGTCGATGTCGGATGCCTTCTTCGGCCGCATCTTCCATGCAAGGCGCGAGCTGGTGCCGTTCGGCACGGTGTCGCTGACGACGTATTTCCACACCGGCAGCGACGAACTCGCAGCCGAGGACATCACGCGCGTGCTCGCGACAGCGGACTCGAAGATCATGCACAAGAGCTACGCCGACCAGAACGGCGAGCTCTGGTCCCCGAACGGACGGCTGCTCGCGACGACGACGCAGATTGCGTATTTCAAGGCGTAG
- a CDS encoding response regulator transcription factor, producing the protein MPTIALVDDDRNILTSVSIALEAEGYRIMTYTDGASALDGFRTTQPDLAILDIKMPRMDGMETLRRLRQKSDLPVIFLTSKDEEIDELFGLKMGADDFIRKPFSQRLLVERVKAVLRRSAPKDPTVAPKENDAKALDRGLLRMDPERHTCTWKNEPVTLTVTEFLILQALATRPGVVKSRNALMDAAYDDQVYVDDRTIDSHIKRLRKKFKVVDNEFEMIETLYGVGYRFKEA; encoded by the coding sequence ATGCCCACAATCGCTTTGGTCGACGACGACCGCAACATTCTCACATCCGTCTCGATCGCGCTGGAAGCCGAAGGCTACCGCATCATGACCTATACCGACGGCGCCTCCGCACTTGACGGTTTCCGCACCACCCAGCCCGACCTCGCGATCCTCGACATCAAGATGCCGCGCATGGACGGCATGGAGACGCTGCGCCGTCTCAGGCAGAAATCCGACCTGCCGGTGATCTTCCTGACCTCCAAGGACGAAGAGATCGACGAACTGTTCGGCCTCAAGATGGGCGCCGACGACTTCATCCGCAAACCGTTCTCGCAGCGTCTCTTGGTCGAACGCGTCAAGGCGGTATTGCGCCGCTCGGCGCCGAAGGACCCGACCGTCGCGCCGAAGGAGAACGACGCCAAGGCGCTGGACCGCGGCCTTTTGCGCATGGACCCCGAACGGCATACCTGCACCTGGAAGAACGAGCCAGTGACGCTGACCGTCACCGAATTCCTGATCCTCCAGGCGCTCGCAACCCGGCCCGGCGTGGTGAAGAGCCGCAACGCGCTGATGGACGCCGCCTATGACGACCAGGTCTATGTCGACGACCGTACCATCGACAGCCACATCAAGCGGCTGCGCAAGAAGTTCAAGGTGGTCGACAATGAGTTCGAGATGATCGAGACGCTCTACGGCGTCGGCTACCGTTTCAAGGAAGCCTGA
- a CDS encoding phosphoenolpyruvate carboxykinase: MQETGVRNGAFGADKFGLKNLKQVHWNLGAPQLYQYSLSAGEAVLSADGALCADTGEFTGRSPKDKFTVRDATTDKTMWWAGNQSITAEQFETLYQDFLKHAEGKTLFAQDLYGGADPAYRIKTRVFTELAWHSLFIRTLLIRPEAIELSAFTPELTIIDMPSFRADPKRHGCRSENVVAIDFARKIVLIGGSYYAGEMKKSVFTTLNYYLPERGVMPMHCSANVGAKGDAAIFFGLSGTGKTTLSADPNRTLIGDDEHGWGPNGIFNFEGGCYAKCIKLSKEAEPEIYAASTRFGAVLENCVLDEDTRVVDFDDGSKTENTRSAYPLDFIPNASRTGRAPQPKNVVMLAADAFGVLPPIAKLSPAQAMYHFLSGYTAKVAGTERGLGNEPQPEFSTCFGSPFLPLDPSVYGNMLRDLIAQHNVDCWLVNTGWTGGKYGVGSRMPIKVTRALLTAALDGSLRNVEFRTDKYFGFAVPTALPGVPAEILNPVNTWKDKDEFDKTARALVGMFQKNFAKFEAQVDAEVRAAAPDVKLAAE; the protein is encoded by the coding sequence GTGCAAGAGACGGGCGTGCGCAACGGTGCCTTCGGCGCCGATAAATTCGGCTTAAAGAATCTCAAGCAGGTTCACTGGAACCTCGGTGCGCCGCAACTCTATCAATACTCGCTCTCGGCAGGTGAGGCGGTGCTGTCCGCCGACGGTGCACTCTGCGCCGACACGGGCGAGTTCACCGGTCGCAGCCCGAAGGACAAGTTCACGGTGCGTGATGCCACCACCGACAAGACGATGTGGTGGGCCGGCAATCAGTCGATCACCGCGGAGCAGTTCGAGACGCTCTATCAGGATTTCCTCAAGCACGCCGAAGGCAAGACACTGTTCGCGCAGGACCTCTATGGCGGTGCCGACCCGGCCTACCGGATCAAGACGCGCGTCTTCACTGAGCTCGCCTGGCACTCGCTGTTCATCCGTACGCTGCTGATCCGCCCCGAGGCGATCGAGCTGTCGGCCTTCACGCCAGAGCTCACCATCATCGACATGCCGAGCTTCCGGGCTGATCCCAAACGTCACGGCTGCCGCTCGGAGAACGTCGTCGCCATCGACTTCGCCCGCAAGATCGTCCTGATCGGCGGGTCTTATTATGCCGGCGAGATGAAGAAGTCGGTCTTCACCACGCTGAACTACTATCTGCCCGAGCGCGGCGTGATGCCGATGCACTGCTCGGCCAATGTCGGCGCCAAGGGCGATGCCGCGATCTTCTTCGGCCTGTCGGGTACCGGCAAGACCACGCTGTCGGCCGATCCCAACCGCACGCTGATCGGCGACGACGAGCACGGCTGGGGCCCGAACGGCATCTTCAATTTCGAAGGCGGTTGCTACGCCAAGTGCATTAAGCTGTCGAAGGAAGCCGAGCCCGAGATCTACGCGGCCTCGACGCGCTTCGGCGCGGTCCTCGAGAACTGCGTGCTCGACGAAGACACCCGCGTGGTGGATTTCGACGATGGCTCCAAGACCGAGAACACGCGTTCGGCATACCCGCTCGACTTCATCCCGAACGCCTCGCGCACCGGCCGCGCGCCGCAGCCGAAGAACGTGGTGATGCTCGCCGCCGACGCCTTCGGCGTGCTGCCGCCGATCGCCAAGCTCTCGCCAGCGCAGGCGATGTACCACTTCCTGTCCGGCTACACCGCCAAGGTTGCCGGCACCGAGCGCGGCCTCGGCAACGAGCCGCAGCCGGAGTTCTCGACCTGCTTCGGCTCGCCCTTCCTGCCGCTCGACCCCAGCGTCTATGGCAACATGCTGCGCGACCTGATCGCCCAGCACAATGTCGATTGCTGGCTGGTCAATACGGGATGGACCGGCGGCAAGTACGGTGTCGGCTCGCGCATGCCGATCAAGGTGACGCGCGCGCTGCTCACCGCTGCGCTCGACGGATCGCTTCGCAACGTCGAATTCCGCACCGACAAATATTTCGGCTTCGCGGTCCCGACCGCGCTGCCGGGCGTGCCGGCCGAGATCCTCAACCCGGTCAACACCTGGAAGGACAAGGACGAGTTCGACAAGACCGCCCGCGCGCTCGTCGGCATGTTCCAGAAGAATTTTGCCAAGTTCGAAGCCCAGGTCGACGCTGAGGTGCGCGCAGCCGCGCCGGACGTGAAACTCGCGGCGGAGTAA